One genomic segment of Acomys russatus chromosome 6, mAcoRus1.1, whole genome shotgun sequence includes these proteins:
- the LOC127190913 gene encoding LOW QUALITY PROTEIN: pseudouridylate synthase TRUB1-like (The sequence of the model RefSeq protein was modified relative to this genomic sequence to represent the inferred CDS: inserted 2 bases in 1 codon), protein MSDQMWIPVPWLRRRLQNSREKQKASCGYQRDGSAQHSSQYEPSKREVVSPLIVDTAPDTSCAAAPSVATAVAAAGSRPQAQVSKAALAAKLMLRSGVFVLHNPKGPTSAELLNRLKGKLLAELGMPSPEWNRRQKKTLKIGHGGKLDSAAQGVVVVGIGRGTKMLTSMLSASKRYIAIGEFGKATDTLDSTGKVXTGNIMQVPPLYSALKKDGQRLSTLMKRGGSVEPRPARLVTMHSVSLLKFQPPFFTLDVECGGGFYIRSLVNDIGKELSSCASVLELTKQRLFTLEEHALREDRWTIDDIAQFLEHCTCLMPEELASKKSKSEKTSDQVLSCEYVALWETKREDDAIKAL, encoded by the exons ATGAGTGACCAAATGTGGATACCAGTGCCTTGGCTCAGAAGAAGGCTGCAAAACAGCAGGGAAAAACAGAAGGCAAGCTGTGGCTaccagagggatggctcagctcaACATAGCAG CCAATATGAACCAAGTAAACGAGAGGTGGTTTCACCGCTGATAGTGGACACGGCCCCAGACACCTCATGTGCAGCTGCGCCCTCCGTGGCCACAGCTGTGGCGGCGGCCGGGAGCAGACCGCAGGCCCAGGTTTCCAAGGCCGCCCTGGCTGCCAAGCTGATGTTGCGCAGCGGCGTATTCGTCCTGCACAATCCCAAAGGGCCCACTTCAGCTGAGCTGCTGAACCGACTGAAGGGGAAGCTGCTGGCAGAACTTGGCATGCCTTCTCCAGAGTGGAACAGGAGGCAAAAGAAGACACTGAAAATTGGACATGGAGGGAAGCTGGACAGTGCAGCACAAGGTGTTGTGGTGGTTGGGATTGGAAGAGGAACAAAAATGCTGACCAGTATGTTGTCGGCGTCCAAGAGGTACATCGCCATTGGAGAGTTCGGGAAAGCTACCGACACCCTGGATTCTACCGGGAAGGT CACTGGGAACATAATGCAAGTGCCCCCTCTCTACTCTGCGCTGAAGAAGGACGGACAGCGACTCTCTACCCTGATGAAAAGAGGTGGATCAGTGGAGCCCAGGCCCGCCAGGCTGGTGACTATGCACAGCGTTTCCCTCCTCAAATTCCAGCCACCGTTTTTCACGTTAGATGTTGAGTGTGGAGGTGGCTTTTACATTCGAAGCTTGGTCAATGACATTGGCAAGGAACTCTCTTCCTGTGCAAGCGTGCTGGAGCTGACCAAGCAGAGGCTTTTTACACTTGAAGAGCACGCCCTCCGAGAAGACAGGTGGACCATTGATGACATCGCACAGTTTCTGGAGCACTGCACATGTCTTATGCCGGAGGAGTTGGCATCTAAAAAATCAAAATCCGAGAAGACCAGTGACCAGGTTTTAAGCTGTGAATATGTAGCTCTAtgggagacaaagagagaagatGATGCAATTAAGGCGCTCTGA